A region of the Pseudarthrobacter oxydans genome:
GTGCTGGTGATCTCCGCCCTCTGGGGCGCCATCCGCTTCGGGGACAGCGTGCCCGCCTACCGGCTGTCAATGGGGACGGCGCTGCCCGACGTCGGCCGCCTCGCCTCGTTCTGGAAGCCGCACCTGTCCAGTGCACTGGCGCCGCTCACCGAGGGGCAGCTGCTGGTTGACTGCCGGTCCAGCACCTACGCCGCAGCGTGGGCGCCGCCGGCGGCGCAGACCGTTACGGTCAACGTGTTCACCGAAGTGCAGGGCGTGCGGAAAGTGGTGAGCCATTTCGCCAAGCACACCCGCGGCGAACTGGCGCGGCACCTGCTGACCCGGCGGGGCAAGGCTCCAGCGACGCCGTCGGACCTTGCAAAGGCCGCCCGGGAAGTGTGGCAGGCAGAGCTCGTGGACGGGTCAGCGAAGAAACCCCACGCGCTAAACATCATCCTGCCGGGCTGATTCCCCCGCCCCTCCCCAACTAGGTAGCGCTAAGTGTCGTTATGAGCCGCCAAAACGACACTTAGCGCTACTTAGTTGGGTCAGGCCCATTCCTCCGAGCGGACCAGGATGGCGCCCGAGTCCGGGCAGAAGACGATGTCGTCAGCGGCGGCTGCCTTGATCTCGGCCAGGTCGCCGGGGCTCAGCTTCATGCCTGACGCTTCGGACGTGCCGTGGAACAGCCGGGCGGCGCCCACGCCCCGCTTGGCGAGCGTTTTTTCGTAGACGGCGAGCAGGCCGGCGTCGAGCCCCGCAGCGAATTCGGCGCGCCGGGTGCGGAGCCCGCTCGCTTCCGCCTCCACCTCAGCCAGTTCCGCATCCAGCTCGGCGCGGATGGTGCCGAAGGATCCCTGGATATCGTCCACAATCCCCTGCTGCGCCGCCTGCCTGGCGCGAAGGGAGTCCAGCCGCTCCATTACCTCGAGTTCGATGTCCTCAAGGTCCGAGCGACGCTTGTTGAGCGAGGCGATGTCCTTCTGGAGGGCCACCAGGTCCTTGGACAACCCGGTGCCGCTGTTCAGCCGCGCCTCGTCCCGCTGGATTCGCGAGGCGACCTGTTCCACGTCCGCCTCGGCCCGCTTCAGTTCGGCCTCGGCGTCATGGACAGCCACCTTCGCCGCACCAAGCTCGCCATTGGCAACAGACAGGGCCGCCTCAAGGTCCTTGATGCGGGGATCGTTTTCCAGGGAGCGGCGGCGGTTGGCGAGCGACTTAAGCTTGGCGTCCAGCCCCTGCAGCTCAAGCAACTTCAACTGTTCCGCCGGTGCTGCCTTCGCCACATTTACCTCCGCTTGATCCCTACCGGCCGGGGCCGGGCACCTGATCGGCGCTTCCTAGACTCTAGCGCGTGGCCTGCTCCCCCGCCTCGCTGCGTCGCCACCGGACCTCGCATTCAAGGCCTAGCCCGGGGTCAGGATGAAGTCCCAGGGATCGCTGTTGGTAGTGCTGACCCGGATTTCAACGTCATGGCCCTGGTCGGCGAGGACATTGCCCAGCGCAGCCGCAGCGGCAGGCAGCCACAGCCACTCGCTGGCGAAATGGGACACATCCACCAGGTAGGGCCGGCCGTTCAGGGCGGCCTCCCGGGCTTCCGACGCCGGGTGGTGACGCAGGTCAGCGGTGACATAGACGTCCGCGTTGCTGGCTCTGACCTCATTGAAGAGGGAGTCCCCGGCACCACCGCATACGGCGATGCGCCGGACCAGGCCGTCCTTGTCGCCGGAAACCCGCACTCCCCCGGCAACGGACGGGAGGATCCCGAACACGCGGGCCGCAAAATCGCCGAGGGTCATGGCCTCCGCCAGGTCCCCCACCCGCCCGATGCCCTCTTCCGGGAGGCCGTTTGCGGCCACCGTGAGCGGGGCGGCGTCCTGGAGGCCGAGCGCGTCGGCGAGGACGTCGGATACGCCGCCGACGGCGGAATCACCGTTGGTGTGGACGGTCAGCAAAGCGGTGCCGGACTCGATCAACCGGTGCACTGCCCGGCCCTTGGGGGTGGTGGCGGCGACGCTGGTGACGCCCTTCAGGAGGAGGGGATGGTGTGTGATCAGGAGTTCCGCGCCCCACTCCACCGCCTCCTCAATGACTTCCAGGGTTGGGTCGACGGCGAACATCACCTTGGTGACGGGCGCGGAGGGATGGCCTGCCACCAGTCCCACTTCGTCCCAGTTCTCTGCCAGGGATTCGGGCCACAGCTCTTCCACGGCCAGGAGCAGTTCACCCAGGGTGGGCGCCTCCGCGGACTCCGCTGCCCCAGGCCCGCCGGAGGGTGCGCCGCCGTTGCCAGTGCCGCCGTCGATGTTGTCCGGGCCGGTAACGTCGGTGTCCGCAGGTTCCATAGTCTTAGTTTTACCCCATCGGGCCGTCCGGACCGCACGTTTACAGCCGCCGCCCCTGGACGGCCCGGGAATCTTCCCGCGCCCCCAACCATTGAAGAGGTCATGAAAACTTTTGTTTTAGGCGGAGGCTGCTTCTGGTGCCTCGACGCCGTTTACCAGAAGACCAAGGGCGTCAGCTCGGTGGTGTCCGGCTATACCGGGGGCCACGATCCGCAACCGGACTACTACTCGGTCTGCAACGGCACCACCGGCCATGCCGAGGTTGTTGCCGTGACGTTCGACGAGGAGACCATCCCGGCGGAGGTCATCCTGGACATGTTCTTCGCCCTGCACGATCCCACCACGCTGAACCGCCAGGGCTACGACGTCGGCACCCAGTACCGTTCGTCGATGTTCTATGAGACCACCGAAGAGAAGATCCTCTTTGAAAAAGCGATCGACCGGAACCAGGCACTGTGGGCCCATCCGATTGTCACGGAGGTCAGCCGGCTGCCCCGCTTCCATGTCGCGGAGGAGTTCCACCAGAACTATTACGCCAAGCATCCAGAACAGGGGTACTGCCAGGTGATCATCAACCCCAAGCTCGCCAAGGCCAGGAAATATTACTCTGCATGGCTTAACGCTTAGCCACGCTTACGCGGCCTCGTTAGGCTGACCTCAGTATTCACCCCTCAGAGATAGGCGTATGTACATGGCACGGATCTATGACGATGTGACACAGCTGGTCGGCGGGACCCCGCTGGTCAAGCTCAACCGGCTCAGCGAGGGCCTGGATGCCACCGTCGCCGTCAAGCTTGAGTTCTACAACCCGGCCAACAGCGTCAAAGACCGTATCGGTGTTGCCATTGTCGATGCCGCCGAGAAGTCCGGTGCACTGAAGCCCGGCGGAACCATTGTTGAAGGCACCTCCGGAAACACCGGCATCGCCCTGGCAATGGTGGGTGCTGCCCGCGGCTACAAGGTCATCCTCACCATGCCGGAGACCATGTCCACGGAACGCCGCGTCATGCTGCGCGCCTTTGGCGCCGAGATCGTCCTGACTCCGGGTTCCGAGGGAATGCGCGGCGCGGTGGAGAAGGCCCAGGAAATCGTGGCCAACACCGAGAACTCCATCTGGGCACAGCAGTTCGCCAACGAAGCCAATCCCGAAATCCACCGCACCACCACGGCGGAGGAAATCTGGGCGGACACCGACGGCGCAGTGGACATCTTCGTCGCGGGCGTAGGCACCGGCGGAACCGTCACCGGCGTCGGCCAGGTCCTCAAGGAGCGCAAGCCCGGCGTCCAGATCGTCGCGATCGAGCCCAAGGACTCCGCCATCCTCAATGGCGGCGCACCCGGCCCGCACAAGATCCAGGGCATCGGCGCCAACTTCGTGCCTGAAATCCTGGACACCAACGTCTATGACGAGGTCCTGGACGCCACGCTTGAGGATTCCGTCCGGGTGGCCCGCGAGCTTGGCGTCAAGGAAGGCATCCTGGGCGGCATCTCCTCCGGCGCCATTGTCTGGGGTGCCCTGGAACTGGCCAAGCGTCCCGAAAACGCGGGGAAGCTGATCGTGGCTGTTGTCTGTGACTTCGGTGAGCGTTACATCTCCACCGTCCTCTATGACGACATCCGCGGCTGATCCAGCCGCTGTTCGCCCGTTTCCTGTAGAAAGAACTTTGTGGGCTTTTTCGCAAGACTAAAGGAAGACCTCGACGCCGCCCGGTCCCACGACCCGGCGGCTCGGGGTTCTTTTGAGAACTTTTTCGCATACTCCGGCCTGCATGCCATCTGGATCCACCGGCTGACGCACTGGCTGTGGCAGAACCCGGGGTTGCGTTTCCCTGCCCGGTTGATCTCGCAGCTGGGCCGGTTCCTCACCGGAATTGAGATCCATCCGGGTGCCACCATCGGCCGTCGCTTCTTCATCGACCATGGGATGGGCGTGGTGATCGGAGAGACTGCCGAGATCGGCGAGGATGTGATGATCTATCACGGAGTCACCCTGGGCGGCCGCTCCCTGGCCCGGATCAAACGCCACCCCACCATCGGTGACCGGGTAACCATTGGTGCCGGCGCCAAGATCCTGGGGCCAATCACCATTGGCCGGGACAGCGCCGTGGGCGCCAACGCGGTGGTGGTCAAGGACGCGCCGCCGGAATCGATTGTCACCGGCGTCCCCGCGAAGTGGCGCCACCGGGATGCCCAGCGTGAAACCAAGCCTGCGGTGGACCCGGCAGAGTACGACATCGAATACCGGATCTGACAACAGAAGCCGCCAACCCTGGCCGTGTCACCAGCGCCAGGCAAAAGCCAAAGGCCGGCAGTTCCTGAAACTTCAGGAACTGCCGGCCTTTGGCTTTAACCGATGGTGGAGGCTAGTGCGTGTCCACGGCTTCGATCTCGGACTTGTCCTCGCCCCAGAGGGTGTGGAAAGTGCCCTCGGAGTCGACGCGGCCATAGGTGTGGGCGCCGAACAGGTCTCGCTGGCCCTGGATCAGGGCGGCAGCAACGCGCTTGCGGCGCAGGCCGTCGTAGTAGGCCAGCGAGGAGGAGAACACCGGAACGGGGATCCCCAGCTGGACGGCGGTAGCGACGACCCGGCGCCATGCCGGCAGTGCCTCGGCGATGGCCTGCGTGAAGGCCGGAGCGAACAGGAGGTTGGCCGGCTTCTCGTCCGCTGCGTAGGCCTTGGTGATGTCCTTGAGCAGCTCGGCGCGGATGATGCAGCCGGCCCGCCACAGGGAGGCGATCTCGTCCAGCTTGAGGTCCCAGCCGTACTCCTTCGCTGCCGACGTCAGCATGTCCAGGCCCTGGGCGTAGGAGACAAGCTTGGACGCGTACAGTGCCTGGCGGACGTCCTCGACGAACGTCTCCGGGATCTCCACGGATGCCTCGTTGCCGGCCAGCAGCTCCTGGCCCAGCTTGCGCTGCTCCGTCTGGGAGGACAGGGCGCGTGCGAAGACGGATTCGGCGATGCCGGAAACCGGGGAGCCGAGCTCCAGTGCGGAGATGACGGTCCAGCGGCCGGTACCCTTCTGGCCGGCCGCGTCCACCACGACGTCGACGAACGGCTTGCCGGTCTTGGCGTCCACGTGACCCAAAACCTCGGCGGAGATCTCGATCAGGAAGGAGGAAAGCTCGCCCTTGTTCCAGTCCGCAAAGATCCTGGCCTGCTCGGCAGGCTCAATGCCGGCACCGGAACGCAGGAGGTCGAAGGCTTCGCCGATGACCTGCATGTCGGCGTATTCGATGCCGTTGTGGACCATCTTGACGAAGTGGCCGGCGCCGTCGGTTCCCACCCAGGCGCAGCACGGTTCGCCGTCCACCTTGGCGGAGATCTTTTCCAGCAGCGGGCCCAGGGCCTTGTAGGACTCCTTGGAACCGCCGGGCATGATGGAGGGGCCGTTGAGCGCGCCCTCTTCGCCGCCCGAGACACCGACGCCCACGAAGTGCAGGTCCTTCTTGGCAAGGGCAGCTTCGCGGCGGCGGGTGTCCTCGTAGTGGGAGTTACCGGCGTCGATGATGATGTCGCCCGGTTCCAGGAGCGGCTCCAGCTGTTCGATGACTGAGTCAACAGGCTTGCCGGCCTTGACCATGATCAGCACGCGGCGCGGCTTCTCCAGGGAATCGACAAGTTCCTGCAGGGTTTCCGTCCGGACAAAGTCGCCTTCCGAGCCGTACCTTTCCAGCAGGGCGTCGGTCTTCTCGACGGAACGGTTGTGCAGGGCAACCGTGAAGCCGTTCCTGGCGAGGTTGCGGGCGAGGTTGGCGCCCATCACCGCGAGGCCGGTGACACCGATGTGTGCAGACATCAAAACTCCAATTCGTACGTTGCGCGGATGTGCAGGGCTCCCGTTGCGTCGGAAGCACGATTGCAGACCAAGGGTCTTAATAAAGCATATATATTCGGGAGGTAACAGGAAAGTAACGCCCACCTTGTGGAAGCAATTGTGTCGCTGCGGTCCCGGCCGGCAGCCTTCCGGCCAACCCATTCACACTAGGCTTAGCTGCATGACCAGCAGCCTGCACCACCGTGCCATTGAGAATCTTGGCACCCGAATTGTCTCAGGGGAGCTGCCTGCCGGCCATATCATGCTCGCCGAAAACCTTGAGGATGAACTCGGGGTATCCAGGTCGGTGATCCGCGAGGCCGTCCGCGTGCTGCAGTCCCTCGGCCTGGTGGAGACCACCAAGCGGGTGGGCATCCGGGTATTGCCCCCGAGCCGCTGGAATCCCTTCGATCCCCAGGTCATCCGGTGGCGCCTGGCCAGTGACGCCCGCGGCGCGCAGCTTCGGTCACTTGCTGAGCTGCGGTCCGCCGTGGAGCCGGCCGCGGCCGAGCTGGCCGCCCAGAACGCGCCGGCGCCGCTGCGGCTGGAGCTGGTGGACGTCGCCCGTGCAATGCTCGACGCCGGCCGCAAGGGTGACGTGCCCCGCTTCCTTGAGCTGGACATCCAGTTCCACTCGCTGCTGCTGTCCGGCTCGGGCAACGAAATGTTTGCGAACCTCATGGGCCAGGTGGCGGAGACCCTGACGGGCCGGACCGTGCACGGACTGATGCCCGACCATCCGCACGAGGCCGCGCTCCAGTGGCACATGGACGTGGCGGAGGCAATCGCCCGGGGCGATGCTGCCACCGCCCGGGAGTCGTCAGACAAAATCATGAGGCGGACCATGTCCCAGATGTCCGATACGTGGACCGAGCAACCCCGCGTCTTCATTCCGGTGCAGCG
Encoded here:
- a CDS encoding peroxide stress protein YaaA; amino-acid sequence: MLILLPPSEGKTPAIRGSAVDWPSLSFPDLNSCRAKVLDALGAVSAHEDALALLGVGASLKDDVDRNTRLHAEPAAPAHQIYSGVLYDALGYKTLTPVQRRKADESVLVISALWGAIRFGDSVPAYRLSMGTALPDVGRLASFWKPHLSSALAPLTEGQLLVDCRSSTYAAAWAPPAAQTVTVNVFTEVQGVRKVVSHFAKHTRGELARHLLTRRGKAPATPSDLAKAAREVWQAELVDGSAKKPHALNIILPG
- a CDS encoding C4-type zinc ribbon domain-containing protein, translated to MAKAAPAEQLKLLELQGLDAKLKSLANRRRSLENDPRIKDLEAALSVANGELGAAKVAVHDAEAELKRAEADVEQVASRIQRDEARLNSGTGLSKDLVALQKDIASLNKRRSDLEDIELEVMERLDSLRARQAAQQGIVDDIQGSFGTIRAELDAELAEVEAEASGLRTRRAEFAAGLDAGLLAVYEKTLAKRGVGAARLFHGTSEASGMKLSPGDLAEIKAAAADDIVFCPDSGAILVRSEEWA
- a CDS encoding Nif3-like dinuclear metal center hexameric protein produces the protein MEPADTDVTGPDNIDGGTGNGGAPSGGPGAAESAEAPTLGELLLAVEELWPESLAENWDEVGLVAGHPSAPVTKVMFAVDPTLEVIEEAVEWGAELLITHHPLLLKGVTSVAATTPKGRAVHRLIESGTALLTVHTNGDSAVGGVSDVLADALGLQDAAPLTVAANGLPEEGIGRVGDLAEAMTLGDFAARVFGILPSVAGGVRVSGDKDGLVRRIAVCGGAGDSLFNEVRASNADVYVTADLRHHPASEAREAALNGRPYLVDVSHFASEWLWLPAAAAALGNVLADQGHDVEIRVSTTNSDPWDFILTPG
- the msrA gene encoding peptide-methionine (S)-S-oxide reductase MsrA produces the protein MKTFVLGGGCFWCLDAVYQKTKGVSSVVSGYTGGHDPQPDYYSVCNGTTGHAEVVAVTFDEETIPAEVILDMFFALHDPTTLNRQGYDVGTQYRSSMFYETTEEKILFEKAIDRNQALWAHPIVTEVSRLPRFHVAEEFHQNYYAKHPEQGYCQVIINPKLAKARKYYSAWLNA
- the cysK gene encoding cysteine synthase A — protein: MARIYDDVTQLVGGTPLVKLNRLSEGLDATVAVKLEFYNPANSVKDRIGVAIVDAAEKSGALKPGGTIVEGTSGNTGIALAMVGAARGYKVILTMPETMSTERRVMLRAFGAEIVLTPGSEGMRGAVEKAQEIVANTENSIWAQQFANEANPEIHRTTTAEEIWADTDGAVDIFVAGVGTGGTVTGVGQVLKERKPGVQIVAIEPKDSAILNGGAPGPHKIQGIGANFVPEILDTNVYDEVLDATLEDSVRVARELGVKEGILGGISSGAIVWGALELAKRPENAGKLIVAVVCDFGERYISTVLYDDIRG
- the epsC gene encoding serine O-acetyltransferase EpsC; its protein translation is MGFFARLKEDLDAARSHDPAARGSFENFFAYSGLHAIWIHRLTHWLWQNPGLRFPARLISQLGRFLTGIEIHPGATIGRRFFIDHGMGVVIGETAEIGEDVMIYHGVTLGGRSLARIKRHPTIGDRVTIGAGAKILGPITIGRDSAVGANAVVVKDAPPESIVTGVPAKWRHRDAQRETKPAVDPAEYDIEYRI
- the gndA gene encoding NADP-dependent phosphogluconate dehydrogenase, producing MSAHIGVTGLAVMGANLARNLARNGFTVALHNRSVEKTDALLERYGSEGDFVRTETLQELVDSLEKPRRVLIMVKAGKPVDSVIEQLEPLLEPGDIIIDAGNSHYEDTRRREAALAKKDLHFVGVGVSGGEEGALNGPSIMPGGSKESYKALGPLLEKISAKVDGEPCCAWVGTDGAGHFVKMVHNGIEYADMQVIGEAFDLLRSGAGIEPAEQARIFADWNKGELSSFLIEISAEVLGHVDAKTGKPFVDVVVDAAGQKGTGRWTVISALELGSPVSGIAESVFARALSSQTEQRKLGQELLAGNEASVEIPETFVEDVRQALYASKLVSYAQGLDMLTSAAKEYGWDLKLDEIASLWRAGCIIRAELLKDITKAYAADEKPANLLFAPAFTQAIAEALPAWRRVVATAVQLGIPVPVFSSSLAYYDGLRRKRVAAALIQGQRDLFGAHTYGRVDSEGTFHTLWGEDKSEIEAVDTH
- a CDS encoding FadR/GntR family transcriptional regulator, which produces MTSSLHHRAIENLGTRIVSGELPAGHIMLAENLEDELGVSRSVIREAVRVLQSLGLVETTKRVGIRVLPPSRWNPFDPQVIRWRLASDARGAQLRSLAELRSAVEPAAAELAAQNAPAPLRLELVDVARAMLDAGRKGDVPRFLELDIQFHSLLLSGSGNEMFANLMGQVAETLTGRTVHGLMPDHPHEAALQWHMDVAEAIARGDAATARESSDKIMRRTMSQMSDTWTEQPRVFIPVQR